In Camelus bactrianus isolate YW-2024 breed Bactrian camel chromosome 10, ASM4877302v1, whole genome shotgun sequence, a genomic segment contains:
- the SYT12 gene encoding synaptotagmin-12: MAVDVAEYHLSVIKSPPDWEVGVYAAGALALLGIAAVSLWKLWTSGSFPSPSPFPNYDYRYLQQKYGETYAEARQKRVPAWNTQRASTRGPPSRKASLSIEDTFESISELGPLELMGRDLDLAPYGTLRKSQSADSLNSISSVSNTFGQDFTLGQVEVSMDYDAASHTLHVAVLQGKDLLEREEASFESCFMRVSLLPDEQIVGISRIQRNAYSIFFDEKFSTPLDPAALEEKSLRFSVFGIDEDERNVSTGVVELKLSVLDLPLQPFSGWLYLQDQNKVADAVGEILLSLSYLPTAERLTVVVVKAKNLIWTSDKTTADPFVKVYLLQDGRKMSKKKTAVKRDDPNPVFNEAMIFSVPAIVLQDLSLRVTVAESSGDGRGDNVGHVIIGPSASGMGTTHWNQMLATLRRPVSMWHPVRRN; the protein is encoded by the exons TCATCAAGAGCCCCCCTGACTGGGAGGTGGGTGTCTACGCTGCTGGGGCCCTGGCATTGCTGGGAATTGCAGCTGTGAGCCTGTGGAAGCTCTGGACATCGGGGagcttccccagcccctccccgttCCCAAACTATGACTACAGGTACCTTCAGCAGAAATATGGTGAGACCTACGCAGAGGCCAGGCAGAAG AGAGTGCCTGCTTGGAACACCCAGCGGGCCAGCACTCGGGGGCCACCCAGTCGCAAAGCCAGCCTCAGCATCGAGGACACCTTTGAGAGCATCAGTGAGCTGGGGCCTCTGGAGCTGATGGGCCGTGATCTGGACCTGGCCCCCTATGGGACCCTCCGAAAGTCCCAGTCAGCCGACTCCCTGAACTCCATCTCTTCTGTGAGCAACACCTTTGGGCAGGACTTCACGCTGGGCCAGGTGGAGGTGAGCATGGACTACGATGCCGCCTCCCACACCCTCCACGTGGCTGTGCTGCAGGGCAAGGACCTCCTGGAGAGGGAGGAAGCCAGCTTCGAGTCCTGCTTCATGCGCGTCAGCCTGCTGCCCGACGAGCAGATCGTGGGTATTTCCCGG ATCCAGAGGAACGCCTACTCAATCTTCTTCGACGAGAAGTTCTCCACCCCCCTGGACCCTGCAGCCCTGGAGGAGAAGAGCCTGCGGTTTTCCGTGTTCGGCATTGATGAGGATGAGCGGAACGTCAGCACCGGGGTGGTGGAGCTGAAGCTCTCTGTGCTTGACCTCCCACTGCAGCCCTTCAGCGGCTGGCTTTACTTACAGGACCAGAACAAG GTGGCCGACGCCGTGGGTGAGATCCTGCTCTCCCTCAGCTACCTCCCTACAGCTGAGCGCCTCACCGTGGTCGTGGTGAAAGCCAAGAATCTCATCTGGACCAGTGACAAGACCACAGCAG acCCCTTCGTCAAGGTGTACCTGCTGCAGGATGGGAGGAAGATGAGCAAAAAGAAGACGGCTGTGAAGAGGGATGACCCTAACCCAGTGTTCAATGAAGCCATGATCTTCTCTGTGCCAGCCATCGTGCTCCAG GACCTGTCTCTCCGTGTGACAGTGGCCGAGAGCAGCGGTGATGGCCGTGGAGACAACGTGGGCCATGTCATCATCGGGCCGTCAGCCAGTGGCATGGGCACCACGCACTGGAACCAGATGCTGGCCACGCTGCGCAGGCCCGTGTCCATGTGGCATCCTGTCCGGCGAAACTAG